From one bacterium genomic stretch:
- a CDS encoding KamA family radical SAM protein has translation MNDFQKAAPRAAARRGLVAGDRPLPLAEAAKRLGATLDDEARRAARRLPLRFPEGYVSLADPADPDDPIRRIVWPDPSENRPDPEAIDDPVGEAALAEPRFVVRKHPDRALFLLTSRCHLYCRYCFRAGHGADPTLPEIEAAIDGLAGDERLREVIFSGGDPLTLPDEFLAAALGALARLPRLATVRVHTRAPIHDPARITPDLVRALAASPRPLWIVVHAAHPRELTPRVDEALARLRGAGAALLDQTVLLRGVNADPATLAELFLGLYARQVKPYYLHHPDRVAGGARFRVTIEEGKRIAATVRESIPGPAMPSYVLDLPDGSGKTLVETMERRADGLYVARHADGRESLYKDIARNGDSDGATARRGKRR, from the coding sequence ATGAACGACTTCCAAAAGGCAGCCCCCCGCGCCGCGGCGCGGCGCGGACTCGTCGCGGGGGACCGGCCGCTTCCGCTCGCCGAGGCGGCCAAGCGGCTCGGCGCGACGCTCGACGACGAGGCGCGGCGCGCGGCGCGTCGCTTGCCGCTGCGCTTCCCCGAGGGATACGTCTCGCTCGCCGATCCCGCCGACCCCGACGATCCGATCCGACGGATCGTCTGGCCCGATCCGTCCGAGAACCGGCCCGACCCCGAGGCGATCGACGATCCGGTCGGCGAAGCCGCCTTGGCCGAGCCGCGGTTCGTCGTCCGCAAGCACCCGGACCGCGCGCTCTTCCTGCTTACCTCGCGCTGCCATCTCTACTGCCGCTACTGCTTCCGCGCCGGGCACGGCGCGGACCCGACGCTCCCCGAGATCGAGGCGGCGATCGACGGCCTCGCCGGCGACGAGCGGCTGCGCGAAGTGATCTTCTCCGGGGGCGACCCGCTGACGCTTCCCGACGAGTTCCTCGCCGCGGCGCTCGGCGCGCTCGCGCGCCTGCCGCGCCTCGCGACGGTGCGGGTCCACACGCGGGCGCCGATCCACGATCCGGCGCGGATCACGCCCGATCTGGTCCGCGCGCTCGCCGCCTCGCCCCGGCCGCTCTGGATCGTCGTCCACGCCGCGCACCCGCGGGAGCTGACGCCGCGCGTCGACGAAGCGCTGGCCCGGCTGCGCGGCGCGGGGGCGGCGCTCCTCGACCAGACCGTCCTGCTGCGCGGCGTCAACGCCGATCCGGCGACGCTCGCCGAGCTGTTCCTCGGCCTCTACGCGCGGCAGGTCAAGCCGTACTACCTGCACCACCCCGACCGCGTCGCCGGCGGAGCGCGCTTCCGCGTGACGATCGAGGAGGGGAAGAGAATCGCGGCGACGGTGCGGGAGTCGATCCCCGGCCCGGCGATGCCGTCGTACGTCCTCGACCTGCCCGACGGCTCGGGCAAGACGCTCGTCGAGACGATGGAGCGCCGCGCGGACGGCCTCTACGTCGCGCGGCACGCCGACGGGCGGGAAAGCCTCTACAAGGACATCGCGCGGAACGGCGATTCGGACGGCGCGACGGCGCGGCGCGGAAAGCGACGCTGA
- a CDS encoding response regulator: MPRVLVIEDDEQTRDMLKQLLERNGYEVDAAEEGVAGLKAFRKREADVVLTDLLMPGKEGLETIRELLAARPGLPIIAMSGGGRLGNLGYLAAAEKMGAARVFAKPIDIPLLLETIKELTTPRG; this comes from the coding sequence ATGCCACGAGTCCTCGTGATCGAAGACGACGAGCAGACGCGCGACATGCTCAAGCAGCTGCTCGAGCGAAACGGCTACGAGGTGGACGCCGCCGAGGAAGGCGTCGCCGGCCTCAAGGCCTTCAGGAAGCGCGAAGCGGACGTCGTGCTGACCGACCTGCTGATGCCGGGGAAGGAAGGGCTGGAGACGATCCGCGAGCTGCTGGCCGCGCGGCCCGGCCTGCCGATCATCGCGATGTCCGGCGGCGGGCGTCTCGGGAATCTCGGCTACCTCGCGGCGGCTGAGAAGATGGGGGCGGCGCGGGTCTTCGCCAAGCCGATCGACATCCCGCTGCTGCTGGAGACGATCAAGGAACTGACGACGCCGCGCGGCTGA